A region from the Myxosarcina sp. GI1 genome encodes:
- a CDS encoding DEAD/DEAH box helicase, which produces MQTEQLSLLPAPNTPPKIVNSHSLPTEQKLYPKLELRDYQKRAIGQIYRWYRWGKKSVMLVSPTGSGKTLTASQIVKDAIAKKCKVLFIVHREPLVDQTASTLIKYGVNSETIGYIKAGYPQPSGGELIIVASIQTLARRQYPQGIGLVVFDECHTTIFYKSARQLIYHYARAPVVALSKVKFLHLTATPFRTKPKEYFGNEIEAVVKAPDLKELIQKGYLVPARHFGYNGIADFSKLETGSDGDFKNSQVALAVGDRHYNEQIVRLFFEICPRRKAIAFAASVEQSLLLVTLFKEKGIAIEHIQAETSIEERRQIFARFKLGITQIITSVGTLTEGFDEPTVEAVIIARPTKSPALLIQMCGRGLRLSSATGKKDCLLLDFGENFKRLGRIDAARKVSLCPRATVKEREVQLKSCPNCHAQLNIFCQICPECGYVFTSDKESEPEDNYAAKFGEFLDAETLEKITYIRAQRKTRFTKNLPPDELWQLWEQRYPRNLLYNDWLYQAVFRGDRSTAAQQKFLSYLYSISDRETWIKYQMQLEFGSKSSISTTRLQWWEVLQLPFDSTAEQVKVRYQELARVYQSDDERIKLLNWAYQESESDRLLSLHQ; this is translated from the coding sequence GGTATCGTTGGGGTAAAAAGTCAGTAATGCTTGTCTCTCCAACTGGTAGCGGCAAAACCCTAACCGCCAGTCAGATCGTCAAGGATGCGATCGCGAAAAAGTGTAAGGTACTATTTATCGTGCATCGAGAACCATTGGTAGACCAGACGGCTTCTACTTTAATTAAGTACGGTGTAAACAGTGAAACGATTGGCTATATCAAAGCAGGGTATCCGCAGCCAAGTGGTGGCGAACTCATTATTGTTGCTAGCATTCAAACTCTAGCCCGTCGCCAATATCCTCAAGGAATAGGCTTGGTGGTGTTTGATGAGTGCCATACCACTATCTTCTATAAATCTGCCCGACAGCTAATTTATCATTACGCTCGCGCCCCCGTCGTGGCACTGTCTAAAGTAAAGTTCCTGCATCTGACGGCTACCCCATTCAGAACCAAACCCAAAGAGTATTTTGGCAACGAGATCGAGGCAGTAGTTAAAGCTCCCGATCTTAAAGAGTTAATTCAAAAGGGGTATTTGGTACCAGCTAGGCATTTTGGTTACAACGGCATCGCCGATTTTTCCAAGCTAGAGACGGGTAGCGATGGTGACTTTAAAAACTCACAAGTCGCCCTAGCTGTCGGCGATCGCCACTATAACGAACAAATAGTCAGGTTATTTTTTGAAATTTGTCCGCGTCGAAAAGCGATCGCTTTTGCCGCGTCGGTAGAGCAATCATTACTACTGGTCACGTTATTTAAAGAAAAGGGAATAGCGATCGAACACATTCAAGCCGAGACATCGATAGAAGAAAGGCGGCAGATTTTTGCTCGTTTTAAACTTGGTATCACCCAGATTATTACTTCAGTAGGTACGCTTACCGAAGGGTTCGACGAACCGACGGTAGAAGCGGTAATTATCGCTCGTCCTACCAAGTCTCCAGCTTTATTAATTCAAATGTGCGGACGGGGCTTGAGGCTGTCTTCCGCTACTGGTAAAAAAGATTGCCTGCTACTCGATTTTGGCGAAAATTTCAAACGTTTAGGTAGGATTGACGCTGCTAGAAAGGTTTCTTTATGTCCCAGAGCCACTGTCAAAGAAAGAGAGGTACAGCTAAAATCGTGTCCCAACTGCCACGCCCAACTAAACATCTTTTGCCAGATTTGCCCCGAATGCGGCTATGTTTTCACGTCGGATAAAGAATCAGAACCAGAAGACAATTACGCGGCGAAGTTTGGCGAATTTCTCGATGCTGAAACCCTAGAAAAGATAACCTATATCCGCGCCCAAAGAAAGACGAGGTTTACTAAAAATCTGCCGCCAGACGAGCTTTGGCAGCTATGGGAGCAACGTTATCCCCGTAACTTACTCTATAACGATTGGCTGTACCAAGCCGTATTTCGCGGCGATCGCTCTACTGCTGCCCAGCAGAAATTTTTGAGTTATCTATATTCCATTAGCGATCGCGAAACCTGGATTAAATACCAAATGCAGCTAGAGTTTGGTTCTAAGTCGTCAATTTCTACTACTAGATTGCAGTGGTGGGAAGTTTTACAGTTACCGTTTGATTCTACAGCCGAGCAAGTAAAAGTACGATACCAAGAATTGGCTAGAGTCTATCAATCAGATGACGAGCGAATCAAATTACTAAATTGGGCATATCAAGAATCTGAGAGCGATCGCTTGCTGTCTTTACACCAATAG